The Mangrovivirga cuniculi genomic sequence CTTAGCAGAATCAGAAAAAGAATTTCTTGATTTGAATCAATGAAAAAATATGCGGTGGATTATTAATTGCAAATAAAAACTATGAAGATCCATCACATTAGAAATGCAACAATGGTAATTGAATCTGACAACAATTACATTCTCATTGATCCGATGCTAGGCCCAAAAGGAAGCCTGCCTCCTTTCTCCTTATTCAGAAGCAGACCAAGAAAAAACCCAACTATCGAATTGCCGGAAAATGCCTGGGAAATAATAAATAAAACAACCCATTGCCTTATCACCCATCTACATCCTGACCATCTTGACAATAAGGGAGAAAATTTCCTTAGGAAAAATAACATTCCGGTCATTTGTAGTGCAGGAGACTTAAATACCTTAAAGAAAAAATCTTTCAATATTACTCAGATAGTTGACTATCATAAAACGACTCCCTTTTTAAATGGAGAAATAACAGGCATTCCTGCAAAGCATGGTTATGGATTTATTGCCCGTTTAATGGGTAATGTTATGGGATTCCTAATTGATTTAGATAATGAACCCTCAGTTTATCTGAGTTCAGACACTGTTTATACAACTGATGTTAAAAGAGTGCTGGAGGAATTTAGACCCGGGATCAGTGTTGTTGCAGCAGGATCTGCACAATTTGATCTTTTTCAACCACTGTTAATGAATAAAAGAGAATTATTAAAATTCACGATTGATTCACCTGGACAAGTGATCGCTAACCATCTGGAATCAGTAAATCATTGTCCGACTACCCGAAAAGAACTTTTTCAACTATATAATAACTCAGGATTGAGTGAAAAAACATGGATACCAGAAGATGGGGAGTACAGGATATATAAAGTTTGAAAAAACGATTAATCCCTTGATAATCAACAAGTAGAGTAAATCAATAAAAATGAACGTTGATACTAAATATTATTTTTCAGTAAATTATTATTGTTTTACAATAATTTATTATTGATATTTGAAAAACAACAAACAAAACATCATGGAAAATAACATCTTAAAAATTGCTCTTTTCACTGCCCGCTTAATACGCATATTATTTATAGTCGGATTAGTTGTGGTCTTCGGAATGATGATCATATATACGATTGATAGTTCAGTATTCGAATTTGAAAATTTCAGAATGGTCAAAGAATCATTCACCAACCGATCACCGGGTCAGCTGGAGGAAAAAGGAGTACCAGTATCAGAAGTTCCTTCGATGTATATTTATTTGTGGTCAGTAAAATATATTTGTTACTATATAGTCCTTTTCTTTATAGTGACAATTGCGATTAAAATTATTAAATCAATTAAAAGCCTTTCCACTTTCAAATCTGAAAATGTACAGTCATTTAGAAAAATAGGCCTTTTATTCATTTTATTGATGCTTATATCTTCATTTTCTATTTTAGCGATCAACGGGGAAGTTTCTATAAAACTTGACTTCGATTTCAATTATTTGATATGGGCCCTCATATCATTTGTAATGGCTGAAGTGTTTTCAGAGGGAAATAAATTAATGGAAGAAAATAAACTTACAATTTAATATGGCCATTATAATTAATCTTGACGTAATAATGGCTAAAAGAAAGATCCGTTCCAAAGAACTGGCAAAGGAACTCGGTATTACTGAAGCCAATTTATCTATACTAAAGACTGGTAAAGCAAAAGCAATCCGATTTTCAACCCTTGAATCTATTTGTGAAATATTAGATTGCCAGCCAGGTGACATTCTTGAATATACCAATGAATAAAACAAATCGTTTTACAAATATTTTTACATAAGAACATTTCGCAGTATTAAAATTAAAAAACCGTTTGTGTAATTCTTTTTTGA encodes the following:
- a CDS encoding DUF2975 domain-containing protein, with protein sequence MENNILKIALFTARLIRILFIVGLVVVFGMMIIYTIDSSVFEFENFRMVKESFTNRSPGQLEEKGVPVSEVPSMYIYLWSVKYICYYIVLFFIVTIAIKIIKSIKSLSTFKSENVQSFRKIGLLFILLMLISSFSILAINGEVSIKLDFDFNYLIWALISFVMAEVFSEGNKLMEENKLTI
- a CDS encoding helix-turn-helix domain-containing protein, giving the protein MAIIINLDVIMAKRKIRSKELAKELGITEANLSILKTGKAKAIRFSTLESICEILDCQPGDILEYTNE
- a CDS encoding MBL fold metallo-hydrolase, encoding MKIHHIRNATMVIESDNNYILIDPMLGPKGSLPPFSLFRSRPRKNPTIELPENAWEIINKTTHCLITHLHPDHLDNKGENFLRKNNIPVICSAGDLNTLKKKSFNITQIVDYHKTTPFLNGEITGIPAKHGYGFIARLMGNVMGFLIDLDNEPSVYLSSDTVYTTDVKRVLEEFRPGISVVAAGSAQFDLFQPLLMNKRELLKFTIDSPGQVIANHLESVNHCPTTRKELFQLYNNSGLSEKTWIPEDGEYRIYKV